From Ascaphus truei isolate aAscTru1 chromosome 20, aAscTru1.hap1, whole genome shotgun sequence, one genomic window encodes:
- the ZNF93 gene encoding zinc finger protein 93 codes for MENHDNLSSADSCGNMKPNIVLSNDGEEELCVSSQLGVKDQEVHRYTNTDCGFPVWSKEEEYCRPLHSAEYVSQNKQADKGRSGTQGDAAGDAPLEGSTAHGTRNDTSTQGHDLRENVGQQAQQKLNIVNTRELKPFVCTECGKKFAYSSDLYRHMRVHTGEKPFICGTCGKSFTCSSGLYKHQKIHTREKPYTCGECGKSFRRSSYLSVHQRFHSGEKPYPCTECGKSFTCSSTLIKHQQIHTGENVFICSKCGESYHCSSDLKRHQKDHEGEMLYPCADCGKNFTSRKGLTKHQRIHTGEKPFACSQCGKRFTRSSDLYIHERIHTGEKPYSCGVCGKSFTCSSNLSTHQRSHTGEKPYNCSECGKSFGQSSDLYVHQRRHTGEKPYTCGICSKSFTCRSYLNMHQRIHTGEKLFSCSDCGKNFSRSSDLYKHQRIHTGEKPYTCDECGRSFNQCSALIGHKKIHTREKSKPKDRSTPNSL; via the exons ATGGAAAATCATGATAATCTCAGCTCTGCAG ACTCCTGTGGCAACATGAAGCCTAATATCGTATTATCTAATGACGGAGAAGAGGAGTTGTGTGTGAGCAGTCAGCTGGGCGTCAAGGATCAAGAAGTCCATCGATATACTAATACAG ATTGTGGCTTCCCGGTTTGGAGTAAAGAGGAAGAATATTGCCGCCCTCTCCACTCGGCAGAGTATGTTTCCCAAAACAAACAAGCAGATAAGGGGAGAAGTGGGACACAAGGTGATGCCGCAGGAGATGCTCCGCTGGAGGGTTCCACTGCACATGGAACACGCAACGACACTAGTACCCAGGGACACGATCTAAGAGAGAATGTAGGACAACAAGCCCAGCAGAAACTCAACATAGTGAATACACGGGAGTTAAAGCCATTCGTCTGCACTGAATGTGGGAAAAAATTTGCGTACAGCTCAGATCTTTATAGACACATGAGAGTccacacaggagagaaaccatttatCTGCGGGACATGCGGAAAAAGCTTTACCTGTAGCTCAGGTCTTTATAAACACCAGAAAATCCACACCAGAGAGAAGCCGTATACATGCGGAGAATGTGGGAAGAGTTTCCGCCGTAGCTCTTATCTCTCTGTACACCAGAGATTCCACTCCGGGGAGAAACCGTATCCAtgcacagagtgtgggaaaagcttcactTGCAGCTCAACGCTTATTAAACACCAGCAAATCCACACGGGAGAGAATGTATTCATTTGCAGCAAGTGTGGAGAAAGCTATCACTGCAGTTCAGATCTTAAGAGGCACCAGAAAGACCATGAGGGAGAGATGCTGTATCCATGTGCCGATTGTGGAAAGAACTTCACTAGCAGAAAGGGTCTTACTAAGCACCAGAGAATTCACACGGGGGAGAAACCCTTTGCATGCAGCCAGTGTGGGAAAAGGTTTACTCGTAGCTCAGATCTTTATATACATGAAAGAATCCATACGGGAGAGAAGCCGTATTCATGTGGCGTGTGTGGGAAAAGTTTTACGTGTAGCTCGAACCTTAGTACGCACCAGAGGAGTCATACGGGAGAGAAGCCGTATAACTGCAGTGAGTGCGGTAAGAGCTTTGGGCAGAGTTCCGATCTATACGTGCATCAGAGGAGACACACGGGGGAGAAACCGTACACGTGTGGAATCTGCAGCAAAAGCTTCACCTGCAGATCCTACCTGAACATGCACCAGAGAATTCACACGGGGGAGAAGCTGTTCTCCTGCAGCGACTGCGGGAAAAACTTCAGCCGGAGCTCAGACCTCTATAagcaccaaagaatccacactgGGGAGAAACCGTACACATGCGATGAGTGTGGGAGAAGTTTTAACCAGTGCTCGGCTCTTATTGGTCATAAGAAAATCCACACTAGAGAGAAGTCCAAGCCTAAAGATCGTTCCACCCCAAATTCTCTTTAA